Genomic segment of Vicugna pacos chromosome 31, VicPac4, whole genome shotgun sequence:
GCGAGGAGTGCCGTGAGTCCTGCGCAAAGGGCCGGGGGCCAGAGGCGGCCGGCGTGTGCATGCATGATGCTTGGAGGCCCCAGTCCGAGACAGGTGCGTGGGCCGCCCCAGCCGCGCAGGTGCTGAACTTGGCCTTCTCTGACTTGTGTGAGCAGGAAAGTCGTGGAAGGCGCTGACGCTGTCCCAGAAGAGGCCCTACGTGGACGAGGCGGAGCGGCTGCGCCTGCAGCACATGCAGGATTACCCCAACTACAAGTACCGCCCGCGCAGGAAGAAGCAGGCCAAGCGCCTGTGCAAGCGCGTGGACCCCGGCTTCCTGCTGAGCTCGCTCTCCCGCGACCAGAACGCTCTGCCCGAGAAGCGGGGCGGCGGCCGGGCGGCGCTGGGGGAGAAGGAGGACCGGGGTGAGTACTCCCCGGGCTCCGCGCTGCCCAGCCTGCGGGGCTGCTTCCATGAGGGcccggccggcggcggcggcggcggcggcggcggcggcggcaccggCACGCCGGGCAGCGTGGACGCGTACCCTTACGGGCTGCCCACCCCGCCGGAGATGTCGCCCCTGGACGCGCTGGAGCCGGAGCAGACCTTCTTCTCCTCcccctgccaggaggagcatgCGCACACCCGCCGCATCCCCCACCTGCCCGCGCCCCCCTACTCGCCGGAGTatgcccccagccccctccactGCGGCCACCCCCTGAGCTCCCTGACCCTCGGCCAGTCCTCAGGCGTCTCTATGATGCCTGGCTGTCCCCCGTCCCCTGCCTATTACTCCCCTGCAACCTACCCGCCTCTCCACTCCAACCTCCATGCCCACCTGGGCCAGCTCTCCCCGCCTCCCGAGCACCCCGGCTTTGACGCCCTGGATCAGCTGAGCCAGGCGGAACTCCTGGGGGACATGGATCGCAATGAGTTCGACCAGTACTTGAACACTCCTGGCCACCCAGACTCTGCCGCCGGGGCCGTGGCCCTCAGTGGGCAGGCCGCGGTGTCTCAGGTGACACCAACGGGCCCCACGGAGACCAGCCTCATCTCCGTGCTGGCTGATGCCACGGCCACGTACTACAACAGCTACAGCGTGTCATAGAGCCGGGAcagccagcctggccctgcctcgAAGCCGTTTCTCCTTCCCGCGCCGAGCGGAGCGGATGCGCAGCGCCCCGGGGCGGGCAGGTCTGAACTGCCGCTCGCGGAGCCGCTCTGCGGATCCCAGGGCCCCTCCGCCCCCTTCCCCGCCTGCCCCGCCCCCTGCAGCCTGCATTTCGAGTTATAGTCCTTCAAATGAGTTTTCACCGGCTGCACCGTGGAAATAAGGCACGGTCGTCGCTGAAAGACGGTGTTTCCCGGTAGAATTTTCACTGGCCTCTCCTCCCCCGTCCTCAGACCGGAAACAAGTTGGGGAAGAGCCCAGCAGCATTCGGGCCTCTCCTGCTTCTGACTCAGCCGCAGGAGGTTCAGCCGTCCTGACCTGTGGGTCTTCCAGGTGAGGGGAACCCGGGCTAAGATTCAGGGGACCCAGGATGCGATCTCAATTCTGCCTCAGGGGGCTGGAGGCAATCCGACTCACTTCTCCCTTTCCAGCCCGTTCCCCCGTCTATAAAGTGAGGGACAGACATCTGCTCCAGGTCACTTCTGCTCCAAGGTTTTCTGATTTAAGGTTCTCTCAAGGCTAACAGGAAAATGAAGTTTGCCTCAGTGAGCTCATTAATGTGCAACCTGGCGACAATTCGTGCACAGCCCAAGGATACCAGGCTTTGCTGCACTTGGCCTGCCTTCCAAAAGGATCATAGTCTTCCAAAAGGAGGCTTTTCCAGTTTGAGAAAAAATACACATCTCGATTTGGGAAATTAACCACTGAGCTTAAATGCATCACTGAAAATGAGATTAAATTCATGCtgatcttttaagaaaaaaaccatatttttaaagataagttcttttttattacacATACATTTCAAGAGAATATACACAGCCTGAATGTATACAGTGTGTGTGAGACAACACAGCACACACACCTTCATGCACTGCCTGGATCAGAAACTCCTGCTGGTATTAGCAACTTCTCATCAACCCTCTGTGCCTAACCACCCAAAGAGCAGGGAACTGGAACAGAATTTCAGCACAGTACCATCGATTTCCTCCAATCTGGATGTGTTGATTTCTTGAGCAAAGCTTCATCACACTCTCCCGCCTACAGATGCAAAAGAAACTTCTTTCCCACTGTCCCCATCTCCCTTTCTCGGTTTcctggaatttcttttttctcttctcccctgCTCTTCCTTCACCCCTGAATTGGCCACTAATTCAAAGATCCCTTGACTTTAAAAATCCCAGGTGTGTTTCCTATGGCTGAGATGGAAATTTGTTCTCCTTAGCAGCCAGCTGGTCCTTCAGGTAATATCTTCAGCCAACACATCAAAGCAACCTCCCCTTTGTTGTATTTACTTC
This window contains:
- the SOX7 gene encoding transcription factor SOX-7, with the translated sequence MASLLGAYPWPEGLECPALEAELSDGLSPPAAPRPPGDKGSESRIRRPMNAFMVWAKDERKRLAVQNPDLHNAELSKMLGKSWKALTLSQKRPYVDEAERLRLQHMQDYPNYKYRPRRKKQAKRLCKRVDPGFLLSSLSRDQNALPEKRGGGRAALGEKEDRGEYSPGSALPSLRGCFHEGPAGGGGGGGGGGGTGTPGSVDAYPYGLPTPPEMSPLDALEPEQTFFSSPCQEEHAHTRRIPHLPAPPYSPEYAPSPLHCGHPLSSLTLGQSSGVSMMPGCPPSPAYYSPATYPPLHSNLHAHLGQLSPPPEHPGFDALDQLSQAELLGDMDRNEFDQYLNTPGHPDSAAGAVALSGQAAVSQVTPTGPTETSLISVLADATATYYNSYSVS